In a genomic window of Candidatus Paceibacterota bacterium:
- a CDS encoding TraR/DksA C4-type zinc finger protein, protein MNKRDLEHFKTKLLEEKKDLETELGEVAQKNPSLAQGWEATSGNMDVDPADENEVADKFEEYEGNKGVMEKLEKQLNEVNSALERINNGNYGICEVCKEPIEKERLEANPSSKISIKHKH, encoded by the coding sequence ATGAACAAAAGAGACTTGGAGCATTTCAAAACTAAATTATTAGAGGAAAAAAAGGATCTTGAAACCGAGCTTGGTGAAGTTGCCCAAAAAAATCCATCTTTAGCACAAGGTTGGGAAGCCACTTCAGGCAATATGGACGTTGACCCAGCCGATGAAAACGAGGTTGCAGACAAGTTTGAAGAATATGAAGGCAACAAAGGTGTCATGGAAAAGCTAGAAAAACAGTTAAATGAAGTAAATTCTGCTTTAGAGAGGATTAACAATGGTAATTACGGTATATGTGAGGTTTGCAAAGAGCCCATAGAAAAAGAACGTCTAGAAGCAAACCCTTCTTCAAAAATTTCAATAAAACACAAGCACTAA